In Diaphorobacter ruginosibacter, the genomic stretch ACAAGGCCGTTGAATCGGGGCTTGCCCTAGCGGCCCTCTCGGGCGCCTCGGTGGTCGCCCTCAAGGTTGTGCCCCGTTACCCTCGCAGCTATTTCGAGGGCAGCGCGCCTCTCCATCGCGACGAGATCAAGCAGGTGGAGCAGCGCTGGTCCGATGCCGCCATGCAGGAGCTCTCCGTGATCAAGCAGATGGGCACGAGCGAGGGCGTTTCCGTGAAGTGCGTGGTGGCCAAGTCGGAATTGATCGCGGAATCCATCATCGCGGCCGCCACCAAGAACAACTGCGACCTCATCGTCATGGCATCCCATGGTCGCAAGGGCATCAAGCGCGTGCTGCTGGGCAGCGAAACCCAGCATGTGCTGACGCATTCGCAGACACCGGTGCTGGTGCTGCGCTGAGACCGCTACCGCGCTGCGCCTTCGCAGTGCCCTGAATGAAAAAGGCGGCCCTTCGGAGCCGCCTTTTCATTGCCTGCCGCAGGCGGATGCCCTCAGTGGTTGCCCAGATAGAGCTGCGCCATGCGCTCGTCGTTCAGCAGTTCCTGCGCGTTGCCGTCAAGCACGCTGCGCCCCTGGTCAAGAATGTAGCCGTGCTGGCTGATCTGCAGCGCCTGCCGGGCACGCTGCTCCACCATCAGCACCGCAACGCCCTGCGACGGCAGCTTCTGCACCATCTCGAAGACCTTGCCGACCAATGAGGGCGCGAGCGCCGCCGTGGGTTCATCCAGCACCATGATGCGCGGCGACGGCATCAGCGCCCGGGCGAATGCGAGCTGCTGGCGCTCCCCGCCCGAAAGAT encodes the following:
- a CDS encoding universal stress protein, with protein sequence MYKRILIATDGSPLSDKAVESGLALAALSGASVVALKVVPRYPRSYFEGSAPLHRDEIKQVEQRWSDAAMQELSVIKQMGTSEGVSVKCVVAKSELIAESIIAAATKNNCDLIVMASHGRKGIKRVLLGSETQHVLTHSQTPVLVLR